Part of the Variovorax sp. PAMC 28711 genome is shown below.
ATCGTCGAATTCGCCTGCGGCATTCCGCAACTGCTCAAGGGTGACTTCACCGACCAGGTGAGCACCGGCATCGACAACTGGACGCTGCGCCAGCCGCTCGGCGTGGTGGCCGGCGTCACGCCCTTCAACTTCCCGGTGATGGTGCCGATGTGGATGTTCCCGGTGGCCATCGCCGCCGGCAACACCTTCGTGCTCAAGCCCAGCCCGACCGATCCGAGCGCGTCGCTCCGCATGGCCGAACTGCTCACGGAAGCCGGTCTGCCCGACGGCGTGTTCAACGTGGTGCAGGGCGACAAGGTCGCGGTCGACGCGCTGCTGGAACACCCCGACGTCAAGGCCATCAGCTTCGTCGGCTCCACGCCGATCGCCAACTACATCTACGAAACCGGCGCCCGCCACGGCAAGCGCGTGCAGGCCCTCGGCGGCGCGAAGAACCACATGGTCGTGATGCCCGATGCGGACATCGACCAGGCGGTCGACGCGCTGATCGGCGCGGGCTACGGCTCGGCCGGCGAGCGCTGCATGGCGATCAGCGTCGCGGTGCTGGTCGGCGACGTGGCCGACCGGCTGCTGCCCAAGCTGCTCGAACGCACGAAGACGTTGAAGGTGCTCCACGGCGAGAACCTCGCCGCCGAGATGGGCCCGATCGTCACGAAGGCCGCGCACGAGCGCATCACCGGCTACATCGCGCTGGGCGAGAAGGAAGGCGCGACCCTGCTGGCCGACGGCCGCATCTTCGACGCGAAGACCGCAGGCGCAGGTTGCGACGAAGGCTTCTGGATGGGCGGCACGCTGTTCGACCATGTCACGCCCGACATGCGCATCTACAAGGAAGAGATCTTCGGCCCGGTGCTTTCGTGCGTGCGTGTGCACGACCTGAAGGAAGCCGTCGACCTGATCAACGACCACGAGTTCGGCAACGGCGTCTCGTGCTTCACCCGCGATGGCAACGTGGCGCGCGAGTTCTCACGGCGCATCCAGGTCGGCATGGTCGGCATCAACGTGCCGATCCCGGTGCCGATGGCGTGGCACGGTTTCGGCGGCTGGAAGCGTTCGCTGTTCGGCGACATGCACGCGTATGGCGAAGAAGGCGTGCGCTTCTATACGAAGCAGAAGTCGATC
Proteins encoded:
- a CDS encoding CoA-acylating methylmalonate-semialdehyde dehydrogenase, which gives rise to MPITQTPIDHFINGRKVANNSGRMQDVTNPATGIVTGAAGLASADEVGAAVAAAQAAFPAWADTPPIRRARVMFKFLQLLNEHKDELAHLITAEHGKVFTDAQGEVSRGIDIVEFACGIPQLLKGDFTDQVSTGIDNWTLRQPLGVVAGVTPFNFPVMVPMWMFPVAIAAGNTFVLKPSPTDPSASLRMAELLTEAGLPDGVFNVVQGDKVAVDALLEHPDVKAISFVGSTPIANYIYETGARHGKRVQALGGAKNHMVVMPDADIDQAVDALIGAGYGSAGERCMAISVAVLVGDVADRLLPKLLERTKTLKVLHGENLAAEMGPIVTKAAHERITGYIALGEKEGATLLADGRIFDAKTAGAGCDEGFWMGGTLFDHVTPDMRIYKEEIFGPVLSCVRVHDLKEAVDLINDHEFGNGVSCFTRDGNVAREFSRRIQVGMVGINVPIPVPMAWHGFGGWKRSLFGDMHAYGEEGVRFYTKQKSIMQRWPESIGKGAEFVMPTAK